Proteins co-encoded in one Acidobacteriota bacterium genomic window:
- a CDS encoding EamA family transporter produces the protein MIFHSSDLLRQWSAIAFVAALAIAGEVLIASAMRDLGDLDNLRTGPGLKGFLGPIKAVLASPKFLIGAFCMALNFFAMLWALSIVDLSLAAPAIASLTYIGNAICAKLVLGENVDRRRWLAVLFVCVGVVLISH, from the coding sequence ATGATCTTTCACTCCTCCGACCTTCTGCGCCAGTGGAGCGCCATTGCCTTTGTCGCCGCACTCGCCATCGCCGGTGAGGTCTTGATCGCCTCGGCCATGCGCGACCTCGGCGACCTCGACAATCTCCGCACCGGCCCCGGACTTAAAGGCTTCCTCGGCCCCATCAAGGCCGTCCTCGCAAGCCCCAAGTTCCTCATCGGGGCCTTCTGCATGGCTCTGAACTTCTTCGCCATGCTCTGGGCACTCTCCATCGTCGACCTGTCGCTGGCCGCTCCGGCCATCGCCTCGCTCACCTACATCGGCAACGCGATTTGCGCAAAGCTCGTCCTCGGCGAGAACGTCGACCGCCGCCGCTGGCTTGCCGTCCTCTTCGTCTGCGTCGGGGTCGTCCTCATCTCCCACTAG
- a CDS encoding biotin transporter BioY, with translation MQTTLSSPQGLSQSTDRSFIQTLPGRIVLMVAATAFIAACAHIAVPLPFTPVPLSMQDFAVLLVGLALGPVAGFGALALYLAEGAMGMPVFTPQGLGGVAQILGPTGGFLLSYPFVAAIAGWGARSLRIQNGFARAALACTFASIVLFAFGATWLAQYRHLGPLPVFHMAVTPFLPGNAVKVAAAAGIFSALDRLRRA, from the coding sequence ATGCAAACCACACTTTCATCGCCCCAGGGCCTATCGCAAAGCACTGACCGTTCGTTTATCCAGACACTTCCCGGCCGTATCGTGCTGATGGTCGCGGCGACTGCGTTTATCGCAGCCTGCGCACATATTGCAGTGCCATTGCCTTTTACGCCGGTTCCGCTCTCGATGCAGGACTTCGCTGTGCTTCTGGTAGGTCTGGCGTTGGGTCCTGTTGCCGGCTTTGGCGCACTGGCGCTTTACCTGGCTGAGGGTGCCATGGGGATGCCGGTCTTCACGCCACAGGGGTTGGGAGGAGTCGCTCAGATCCTCGGGCCCACCGGAGGATTTCTGCTCTCGTACCCGTTTGTGGCTGCAATCGCTGGATGGGGAGCCCGGTCGCTGCGAATCCAGAACGGATTCGCCCGGGCGGCGCTGGCCTGCACCTTTGCAAGCATCGTTCTATTCGCCTTCGGCGCTACGTGGCTCGCCCAGTATCGTCATCTGGGACCGCTGCCCGTGTTTCATATGGCCGTCACCCCTTTCCTTCCAGGCAATGCCGTCAAGGTTGCGGCTGCGGCTGGGATCTTCAGCGCCCTCGATCGTCTGCGGCGCGCTTGA
- a CDS encoding ABC transporter permease, whose protein sequence is MPLLSPEEFAKQKIGAVQDYSILSWQAIANLFSRPRYWPDIFTQMDLIGVGSLPTIALTGFFTGSVLALQSATSLKTFGAVSMTGNLVALAMVKELGPVLTGLMLAGRNASGMASELGSMKVTEQIDAMRALGTDPVRKLVTPRLYATIIMLFFLTIIADAVGIAGGALISVTMLGMNASTYFSSSYRALQYADIVQGLTKPLFSAFIVATVGCYFGMNTKGGTQGVGRSTTQAVVVSSIFIIIVDFLVSRGMIGIFGR, encoded by the coding sequence ATGCCCCTCCTGTCTCCAGAAGAGTTTGCCAAGCAGAAGATCGGAGCCGTCCAGGACTACTCCATCCTGTCGTGGCAGGCCATCGCCAATCTGTTCTCGCGGCCAAGATACTGGCCCGACATCTTCACGCAGATGGACCTGATCGGTGTCGGCTCGCTGCCGACCATTGCCCTGACAGGCTTCTTCACCGGCTCAGTTCTGGCGCTGCAATCGGCCACCTCGCTCAAGACCTTTGGCGCAGTCAGCATGACCGGCAACCTGGTGGCCCTTGCGATGGTGAAGGAGCTGGGCCCAGTACTGACGGGCCTCATGCTGGCGGGACGGAATGCGTCAGGCATGGCTTCGGAGCTGGGCTCCATGAAGGTCACCGAGCAGATTGACGCCATGCGCGCACTCGGCACCGACCCGGTTCGCAAACTGGTAACGCCGCGGTTGTATGCGACGATCATCATGCTCTTCTTTCTCACGATCATCGCTGACGCCGTTGGAATCGCCGGCGGCGCTCTTATCAGCGTAACGATGCTCGGGATGAATGCCTCCACCTACTTCAGCAGTTCGTATCGCGCGCTGCAATATGCCGACATTGTGCAAGGGTTGACGAAGCCGTTGTTCTCCGCCTTTATTGTTGCAACGGTGGGGTGCTACTTCGGTATGAACACCAAGGGCGGAACGCAGGGGGTAGGCAGATCGACGACACAGGCCGTCGTCGTCTCTTCCATCTTTATCATCATCGTCGACTTCCTCGTGAGCCGTGGCATGATCGGTATCTTCGGCAGGTAA
- a CDS encoding FAD-dependent oxidoreductase, whose translation MTAVSNTAQSQNPDVIVAGAGVAGLAAAVALSKAGARVILLERRPYIGGRAYSYDHPALEETIDSQHVIVGCCTNLVDLAQQAGMTDTIRWYDELTFIESNGDRSLLKPGPLPAPMHQALSFLRAPMLSLADKTTVASGLLRFLRGYPQDDAESFASWLKRTGQTERAIRHFWEPVVVGALNDNFESCSVKYAGKVFHESFLRSPQAGRLGIPAAPLTEFLSPIATLAESSGVDIRLKCGVESIAQTGDGGWVVRSGGGDYRADSLVLATDFRQTHSLLAALPSSEEAKRQRQAGFERFIPSPITTIHLWYDRDVVGLDHAVLLDTRIQWVFTKSRIRRWPAERGSYQELVISASWAELEMGREEILSAALREFENFFPAAREAKLVKSGVLKEARATFSVTPGLDRFRPQQKTQWPRLYLAGDWTATEWPSTMEGAVRSGRLAAGEVVGDRQRFMAPELPATGLMKFF comes from the coding sequence ATGACTGCCGTGAGCAACACCGCCCAGAGCCAGAATCCGGACGTCATCGTCGCGGGCGCGGGTGTCGCCGGACTCGCCGCCGCCGTGGCACTGTCAAAGGCTGGAGCCCGAGTCATCCTTCTCGAGCGGCGGCCCTACATTGGCGGTCGCGCCTACTCCTACGATCACCCCGCGCTCGAGGAGACCATCGACTCGCAGCACGTCATCGTCGGCTGCTGCACCAACCTGGTCGACCTCGCGCAACAGGCAGGAATGACCGACACCATTCGCTGGTACGACGAGCTTACGTTCATCGAGTCGAACGGCGATCGCAGTTTGCTGAAGCCAGGTCCGTTGCCAGCTCCGATGCACCAGGCGCTCAGCTTTCTTAGAGCGCCGATGCTGAGCCTCGCAGATAAAACTACGGTCGCGTCGGGCTTGCTGCGGTTCCTGCGTGGCTATCCGCAGGATGATGCGGAGAGCTTTGCGTCGTGGCTGAAACGCACGGGACAGACGGAGCGCGCGATCAGGCACTTCTGGGAGCCGGTTGTTGTCGGCGCGCTCAACGACAACTTCGAGAGCTGTTCGGTGAAGTATGCGGGTAAGGTCTTTCACGAGTCCTTCCTCCGCTCGCCGCAGGCGGGGAGACTCGGCATCCCCGCTGCCCCGCTGACCGAGTTCCTTTCGCCTATAGCCACGCTGGCCGAGAGCAGCGGCGTCGACATTCGTCTGAAGTGCGGCGTCGAGTCGATCGCCCAAACCGGCGACGGCGGCTGGGTCGTTCGATCTGGCGGCGGCGACTATCGGGCGGATTCGCTCGTTCTCGCCACAGACTTTCGCCAGACACACTCGCTGCTCGCGGCGCTGCCTTCCTCCGAAGAGGCGAAGCGGCAGCGCCAGGCCGGCTTCGAGCGCTTTATCCCTTCACCCATCACGACCATCCACCTCTGGTACGACCGCGACGTCGTCGGGCTCGACCACGCCGTCCTGCTTGATACGCGCATCCAGTGGGTGTTCACGAAGTCGCGCATCCGCCGCTGGCCGGCCGAGCGCGGAAGCTACCAGGAGCTGGTCATCAGTGCTTCGTGGGCGGAGCTTGAGATGGGCAGGGAAGAGATCCTCTCCGCGGCCCTGCGTGAGTTTGAGAACTTTTTTCCGGCGGCTCGTGAGGCGAAGCTGGTGAAGAGCGGCGTGCTGAAGGAGGCGCGGGCGACGTTTTCGGTCACTCCTGGCCTCGACCGCTTCCGTCCGCAGCAGAAGACGCAGTGGCCGAGACTCTATCTTGCCGGTGACTGGACGGCTACGGAGTGGCCCTCGACGATGGAGGGAGCAGTTCGCAGCGGGCGTCTGGCTGCGGGTGAGGTTGTGGGTGACCGCCAGCGCTTTATGGCTCCAGAGCTTCCTGCTACCGGACTGATGAAGTTCTTCTGA
- a CDS encoding phytoene/squalene synthase family protein has product MTVTEAYTICREIAKREAKNFYYAFRVLPRHKSDAMCAIYAFMRRADDIADDESLPIEQRRSTMAQWVGQWRAARSGGPTEDAVFLALNDTQRRFEIPDMLLEELVQGTTMDLEPVIVSPQVEAGGVQTFATFDDLYRYCYLVASVVGLVCIRVFGYTDPSAEKLAEETGIAFQLTNILRDVKEDAERGRLYLPLDMLAQFQVSEDRIHTLVAGAPMEARERSLLGELGNRAEYYYRSADKLLPLIDADSRAALWVLVTIYHGLLRKIERRGFEVFEQRISVPASKKLGILVQGAARSLGNRVLS; this is encoded by the coding sequence GTGACAGTTACCGAGGCATACACAATCTGCCGCGAGATTGCGAAGCGCGAGGCAAAGAACTTCTACTACGCCTTTCGCGTTCTTCCACGCCATAAGAGCGACGCCATGTGTGCGATCTACGCCTTCATGCGGCGCGCCGACGACATCGCAGACGACGAATCGCTCCCGATCGAGCAACGTCGCTCCACGATGGCTCAATGGGTCGGGCAATGGCGCGCTGCTCGCTCCGGTGGGCCGACAGAAGATGCAGTGTTTCTTGCACTGAACGACACGCAGCGCAGATTCGAGATTCCCGACATGCTGTTGGAAGAACTGGTGCAGGGAACCACGATGGATCTCGAACCTGTTATTGTCTCTCCGCAGGTGGAGGCTGGCGGTGTTCAAACCTTCGCGACCTTCGACGATCTCTACCGTTACTGCTACCTTGTCGCATCGGTTGTCGGCCTGGTTTGCATCCGTGTGTTTGGCTACACCGACCCCTCAGCAGAAAAACTTGCAGAGGAGACAGGCATCGCCTTTCAGCTCACCAACATTTTGCGTGACGTGAAAGAGGATGCTGAACGCGGCCGTCTGTATCTACCATTGGATATGCTGGCGCAGTTCCAGGTGTCGGAAGACCGCATTCATACCCTGGTTGCGGGCGCGCCGATGGAGGCCCGCGAACGAAGTCTGCTTGGCGAACTTGGCAACCGCGCCGAATACTACTATCGATCGGCCGATAAGCTGCTGCCATTGATCGACGCAGACAGCCGTGCCGCGTTATGGGTGCTGGTGACGATCTATCACGGCCTGCTCAGAAAGATCGAACGCCGCGGCTTTGAAGTATTCGAGCAGCGCATCAGCGTTCCGGCCTCGAAGAAGCTCGGCATTCTTGTGCAGGGTGCGGCGCGATCGCTCGGCAACAGGGTGCTGTCATGA
- a CDS encoding ATP-binding cassette domain-containing protein, with the protein MSQELLPRDAVQQGQPVEKGPVVVFEDVSIAFDLKPVLKDISFSVQHGETRIILGPAGGGKSVLMKLANGLIRPDSGTIRIFGENITRMPERDLYKLRGRIGMVFQESALFDSLSVEDNVAYRLHEEQVPPDEIHTRVVEALKFVELEQAIAKFPPELSGGMRRRVSIARAIVSEPDLILYDSPTGGLDPITSTTIIELVMKERDVNHTTSLLITHRLQDAFTLAMNRYDPEKGTMERIPGNGVDEGTKFLVLNEGRVVFDGTIHELVGSTDPWLKQYLS; encoded by the coding sequence ATGTCTCAGGAGCTTCTTCCCCGCGATGCTGTTCAACAGGGCCAACCTGTCGAGAAGGGACCCGTTGTCGTCTTCGAGGACGTCTCGATCGCTTTCGACCTGAAGCCAGTCCTGAAGGACATATCGTTTTCGGTACAGCATGGCGAGACACGGATCATCCTTGGCCCGGCAGGCGGGGGAAAGTCGGTGCTGATGAAGCTGGCCAATGGCTTGATCCGTCCGGACTCGGGTACGATCCGTATCTTTGGCGAGAACATTACCCGAATGCCGGAGCGCGACCTCTATAAGCTGCGCGGGCGCATTGGCATGGTGTTTCAGGAATCGGCGCTCTTCGACTCTCTCTCGGTCGAGGACAACGTAGCGTATCGGCTTCATGAAGAGCAGGTGCCGCCGGATGAGATCCACACGCGAGTTGTAGAGGCATTGAAGTTTGTCGAACTTGAACAGGCTATCGCCAAGTTTCCGCCTGAGCTATCGGGAGGAATGCGCCGCCGCGTCTCGATTGCGCGCGCGATTGTCTCAGAACCGGACCTGATTCTTTACGACTCGCCGACCGGCGGGCTGGACCCGATTACTTCGACCACCATCATCGAACTCGTCATGAAAGAGCGGGATGTGAACCACACAACCTCGTTGCTGATTACACACCGCCTGCAGGACGCCTTTACGCTTGCCATGAACCGGTATGACCCGGAAAAGGGGACGATGGAACGCATCCCGGGCAATGGTGTGGATGAAGGAACGAAGTTTCTTGTGCTGAACGAGGGCAGGGTTGTCTTCGATGGAACGATCCATGAGCTTGTCGGCAGCACCGACCCCTGGCTGAAGCAATACCTGTCCTAG
- a CDS encoding septum formation initiator family protein, translated as MGGSATKIVSTAKSGLMRGLFGRVQSGWRKAVTVAVAALAIGLGYHVIFGQNGLTAYEQKRHDSRVLEDQAKSLQRENELLKGHVERLQNDPNAIEHQAREELHYTRPGEVIYTLPATTPSAPGSPFKK; from the coding sequence ATGGGTGGTTCAGCCACAAAAATCGTCAGCACGGCGAAGTCTGGCCTTATGAGGGGTCTCTTCGGTCGCGTCCAATCCGGCTGGCGAAAGGCGGTGACCGTAGCCGTAGCCGCTCTGGCCATTGGTCTTGGATACCATGTGATCTTTGGTCAAAATGGCCTGACCGCCTATGAGCAGAAGCGTCATGATTCCCGGGTGCTCGAAGATCAGGCAAAGAGCCTCCAGCGAGAGAACGAGCTTCTGAAGGGACACGTCGAGCGTCTGCAAAACGATCCCAATGCCATTGAGCATCAGGCCCGGGAAGAGCTGCACTACACCCGCCCAGGCGAGGTCATCTACACTTTGCCTGCGACAACGCCCTCCGCGCCTGGTAGCCCATTCAAAAAATAA
- a CDS encoding ABC transporter substrate-binding protein has protein sequence MNAAQTAIQEISIAHSPDSDDAFMFYGLATNKVRVPGYKFTHVLTDIETLNHKAINEAFYDVTAISFHAYPYLQDKYTLMACGGSVGEGYGPMIVASPKLTLAEAKKTRIAVPGTLTTAFLTLKLFAPEVETTVVPFDKIISAVSSGEFDAGLIIHEGQLTYANDGLIKLLDLGQWWREQTGLPLPLGGNAIRRSLGEETMVMATNALRDSIQHALDHRDEALAYAMQFARDLDPNLANRFVGMYVNERTLNYGEDGREAIRKLLDMGYDRGLIPHRANVDFVG, from the coding sequence ATGAATGCCGCACAGACTGCTATACAAGAGATCAGCATCGCCCATAGCCCCGACTCCGATGACGCTTTTATGTTCTACGGACTGGCTACGAACAAGGTCCGCGTTCCGGGATACAAGTTCACCCATGTGCTGACCGATATCGAAACACTGAATCACAAGGCCATCAACGAAGCCTTCTACGATGTCACGGCCATCTCCTTCCATGCCTACCCTTATCTGCAGGATAAGTACACGCTGATGGCCTGTGGTGGCAGCGTGGGCGAAGGCTACGGTCCGATGATCGTCGCCAGCCCCAAGCTAACCCTGGCCGAAGCGAAGAAGACCCGCATTGCAGTTCCAGGCACATTGACGACGGCGTTTCTTACCCTGAAGCTGTTTGCGCCTGAGGTCGAGACCACCGTGGTGCCATTCGACAAGATCATCTCCGCCGTCAGCTCAGGTGAATTTGACGCCGGGTTGATTATTCACGAGGGCCAGTTGACCTACGCCAATGACGGCCTTATTAAGCTGCTGGACCTTGGGCAGTGGTGGCGCGAGCAGACTGGACTCCCACTGCCGCTGGGCGGCAATGCAATTCGGCGTTCGCTTGGCGAAGAGACGATGGTGATGGCGACCAATGCGCTTCGTGACAGCATTCAGCACGCCCTCGATCACCGCGATGAGGCACTGGCCTATGCCATGCAGTTTGCGCGCGATCTCGACCCAAACCTGGCTAACCGCTTCGTCGGCATGTACGTCAATGAGCGCACGCTCAACTATGGAGAAGACGGACGTGAGGCTATTCGGAAGCTGCTGGACATGGGTTATGACCGTGGCTTGATTCCGCATCGCGCGAATGTGGATTTTGTAGGCTGA
- a CDS encoding alcohol dehydrogenase catalytic domain-containing protein, which yields MASRMTAAVLYGSEDLRLEQVETPRASAGELVVRVGAALTCGTDLKVYRRGYHAMMLTPPIPFGHELAGVVTEVGEGVTKFHEGDRVVALNSAPCDVCYFCRHGQQNLCEDLLFNNGAYADYIRIPARIVEKNTLKVPGHIPFEFAALAEPLACVVRGLEETAAQPGDTMVVIGAGPIGLMFMHVAELAGVRVIAVVKRDDQVAAAKLFGAGEVVQVGAVKDVIAATRALTPEGRGADSVIEAVATPATWEWAVDMVRKGGVVNFFGGPPSGTRVQLDTNRLHYGDITLKASFHHTPATCRTAFDLIASGRFKCAEAITDRVRLDQVPDVFARMMTRSGGSRDIKTAVFPEDAPR from the coding sequence ATGGCATCCCGGATGACAGCAGCGGTTCTGTACGGTAGCGAAGATCTTCGCCTTGAACAGGTCGAGACCCCCAGGGCCTCCGCTGGCGAGCTTGTGGTGCGCGTAGGCGCGGCCTTGACCTGTGGCACGGACCTCAAGGTCTATCGTCGCGGCTACCACGCGATGATGCTCACCCCACCCATCCCCTTCGGCCATGAGCTTGCCGGGGTGGTGACCGAAGTTGGCGAAGGAGTGACGAAGTTCCACGAAGGCGATCGCGTCGTTGCTCTGAACTCCGCTCCCTGCGATGTCTGCTACTTCTGCCGGCACGGCCAGCAAAACCTGTGTGAAGACCTGCTCTTCAACAACGGGGCCTATGCCGATTACATCCGCATCCCGGCGCGCATCGTCGAAAAGAACACCCTGAAGGTCCCGGGCCACATTCCATTTGAATTTGCTGCACTGGCCGAGCCGCTGGCGTGCGTCGTCCGCGGCCTGGAGGAGACTGCTGCCCAACCTGGCGACACGATGGTCGTCATCGGTGCCGGGCCGATCGGGCTGATGTTCATGCACGTCGCCGAGCTTGCGGGCGTGCGAGTGATTGCGGTTGTCAAACGCGACGACCAGGTGGCTGCGGCGAAGCTCTTTGGCGCCGGCGAGGTTGTACAGGTTGGTGCCGTGAAAGATGTCATCGCTGCGACGCGCGCTCTGACGCCGGAAGGGCGCGGGGCGGACTCCGTGATTGAAGCCGTAGCAACCCCGGCAACCTGGGAATGGGCCGTGGATATGGTCCGCAAAGGCGGCGTCGTAAACTTCTTCGGCGGGCCGCCGAGCGGGACCAGGGTGCAGCTCGACACCAACCGTTTGCACTACGGCGATATCACGCTCAAGGCCAGCTTTCATCACACGCCTGCCACCTGCCGCACGGCGTTCGACCTGATCGCCAGCGGCCGCTTCAAGTGTGCGGAGGCGATTACAGACCGCGTCAGGCTCGACCAGGTGCCGGACGTCTTTGCCCGCATGATGACGCGCAGCGGAGGCTCTCGCGACATCAAGACCGCCGTCTTCCCGGAGGACGCGCCCCGGTGA
- a CDS encoding flavin reductase family protein: MKFDTEKATPREVYNLLIGLVAPRPIALVTSLNEEGMLNAAPFSAYNYLCTDPPIVGLGVMNRPAEHFVPKDTARNIRRTGEFVVNVVTEDIAQQMNICATDFPSDISEIDMAGFSTAPSAVVMVPRIAQAHAALECREHTTMEIGRSRIILGRVVSIYIEDRFIDAAGPYIRADELHAIGRMNGLGNYVRTRDSFMNIPRISYEEWKKNHSS; encoded by the coding sequence TTGAAGTTCGATACCGAAAAAGCCACTCCCCGAGAGGTCTATAACCTTCTGATCGGGCTCGTTGCACCTCGCCCCATTGCGTTGGTGACAAGTCTGAACGAGGAAGGCATGCTCAATGCCGCGCCCTTCAGCGCATACAACTACCTCTGCACCGATCCTCCGATCGTCGGGCTCGGCGTGATGAACCGGCCTGCGGAACATTTTGTCCCAAAGGACACAGCGCGCAACATTCGTCGTACCGGTGAGTTCGTTGTCAATGTGGTGACCGAGGATATTGCGCAGCAGATGAACATCTGCGCGACAGACTTCCCATCCGATATTTCCGAGATCGATATGGCGGGTTTTTCCACCGCGCCCTCGGCCGTGGTCATGGTTCCACGCATCGCCCAGGCCCACGCCGCGCTCGAGTGTCGCGAGCATACGACGATGGAGATTGGCCGTTCGCGCATCATTCTTGGCCGCGTCGTTTCCATTTATATAGAGGACAGATTTATCGACGCTGCCGGTCCATATATACGCGCAGACGAGCTTCATGCCATCGGAAGAATGAACGGCCTGGGCAACTATGTGCGGACACGCGACAGCTTCATGAATATCCCCCGCATCTCCTACGAGGAATGGAAGAAGAACCACTCCTCATAG
- a CDS encoding NarK/NasA family nitrate transporter: MSNFKAFLRSGHPPTLFSAFLYFDFSFAVWVLNGAMGPFISEQFHLTPAQIGLMVSIPTLAGALMRFPLGVLSQYIGRKNAAIVEMSAIALALVYGFLFVRTFHDVLAMGVLLGIAGASFGVALSLGSGWFPKQYKGLAMGIAGAGNSGTALAALLAPRLAQHYGWHNVYGFAAITMLLPLIVMIVFAKEPPDVEHQTLRQHLSCLWEKDGWAFNFIYVITFGGFLGLATFLPSFYYSQFHVSKVQAGTLTVLATLTGSLTRVAGGFFADRFGGITTLSVVFLIAIAGFLGFLASPSLVATTLLFMLCFAALGAGNGATFQLVPLRWPLTTAVAGGMIGEIGALGGGILPNLLGQAKQHTGSYSAGFFVYAIFALCVLVMMRVVSETWTRTWAGAGGRARIHATESMPGALGSDTGLPALEL; this comes from the coding sequence ATGTCAAACTTCAAGGCATTCCTTAGGTCAGGGCATCCGCCAACGTTATTCAGCGCATTTCTCTACTTCGATTTTTCATTTGCGGTCTGGGTTCTCAACGGAGCCATGGGTCCCTTCATCTCCGAACAGTTTCACCTTACGCCTGCGCAGATCGGACTGATGGTTTCGATTCCGACACTTGCCGGTGCGCTTATGCGCTTTCCGCTGGGCGTTCTTTCACAATACATCGGGCGTAAGAACGCGGCTATCGTCGAGATGTCCGCTATCGCCCTTGCTCTCGTATACGGGTTTCTGTTCGTTAGAACATTTCACGACGTCCTCGCCATGGGAGTGTTGTTGGGAATCGCAGGAGCGAGTTTCGGCGTAGCGCTATCGCTTGGTTCAGGATGGTTCCCAAAACAGTACAAAGGGCTCGCAATGGGGATCGCTGGGGCAGGGAACAGTGGAACGGCCCTAGCAGCCTTGCTCGCTCCAAGACTTGCCCAACACTATGGCTGGCATAACGTGTATGGCTTTGCCGCAATTACGATGCTGCTTCCGTTGATCGTGATGATCGTCTTTGCCAAAGAGCCGCCCGATGTGGAGCATCAAACTCTCCGTCAGCACCTCTCCTGCCTCTGGGAAAAGGATGGGTGGGCCTTCAACTTCATCTATGTCATCACCTTTGGAGGCTTCCTCGGACTGGCGACATTTCTGCCATCGTTCTACTACTCGCAGTTTCATGTCTCTAAAGTTCAGGCCGGTACACTCACTGTTCTCGCTACTCTCACCGGCTCCCTCACACGCGTTGCAGGAGGGTTCTTTGCCGATCGTTTCGGCGGCATCACAACGCTGTCCGTAGTCTTCCTTATCGCGATCGCGGGCTTTTTAGGATTTCTGGCATCTCCCTCTCTCGTCGCGACGACGCTGCTATTTATGTTGTGCTTTGCAGCCCTTGGCGCAGGGAATGGAGCGACATTCCAGCTTGTGCCCCTTCGCTGGCCTCTGACCACGGCAGTCGCCGGCGGCATGATCGGTGAAATCGGTGCACTTGGCGGAGGTATTCTCCCCAACCTGCTCGGGCAGGCAAAGCAACATACAGGCTCCTATTCGGCTGGCTTTTTCGTGTATGCCATCTTTGCGCTCTGCGTTCTTGTGATGATGAGAGTCGTCTCAGAAACCTGGACTCGGACATGGGCAGGCGCCGGAGGCCGTGCTCGTATTCACGCCACCGAGTCGATGCCCGGGGCATTAGGGAGCGACACTGGCCTGCCTGCACTTGAGTTATAG
- the hpnC gene encoding squalene synthase HpnC: MSELSTSEHALLGAPHQYLTPLERPSLGEAQAWCAQLTRSHYENFHVATFFLPEKVRPHFESIYAYCRVADDLGDEVADPAVATRLLDAWGSMLDECYDTPERSMHPVFVALHESVVTCGLPRQLFHDLLIAFRLDQVKTEYQTWDELLEYSHYSANPVGRLVLWVCGYRDENIALLSDKVCTALQLANFWQDVVEDKERGRRYIPEESMARFNVDEGQIEGRVFTPEFGAMVKDLVERTRAMLHEGGEISRRVDRELGVTLNLFRKGGDAILDGIVAQSYDVLRGRPVVSKVKKLLLLGGSVIEKMRIVTVGKKR, from the coding sequence GTGAGCGAACTGAGCACAAGCGAGCACGCGCTGCTCGGCGCGCCGCACCAGTACCTGACACCGCTTGAGCGGCCTTCACTCGGTGAAGCGCAGGCATGGTGCGCTCAACTGACGCGCAGCCACTACGAGAACTTCCACGTGGCCACTTTCTTTCTGCCTGAGAAGGTTCGCCCCCACTTTGAGAGCATCTATGCCTACTGCCGTGTGGCCGACGATCTGGGCGACGAGGTCGCCGACCCGGCCGTTGCAACGCGCCTGCTCGACGCCTGGGGTTCGATGCTCGATGAGTGCTATGACACCCCCGAGCGCTCCATGCACCCAGTCTTTGTCGCGTTGCATGAGAGCGTCGTCACCTGCGGCCTGCCGCGTCAGCTCTTTCACGACCTGCTGATCGCCTTTCGCCTGGACCAGGTGAAGACCGAATACCAGACATGGGACGAGTTGCTTGAGTACTCGCACTACTCGGCCAATCCTGTCGGGCGGCTCGTCCTCTGGGTCTGCGGATACAGGGACGAGAACATTGCGCTGCTCTCAGACAAAGTCTGCACAGCATTGCAGCTAGCCAACTTCTGGCAGGATGTCGTCGAAGACAAGGAGCGCGGCCGGCGCTACATCCCCGAGGAATCGATGGCTCGCTTCAATGTCGATGAAGGCCAGATTGAGGGCCGCGTCTTTACGCCGGAGTTCGGCGCAATGGTGAAGGACCTCGTGGAGCGGACGCGTGCCATGCTTCACGAGGGCGGCGAGATCAGCCGCCGCGTCGACCGCGAGCTTGGCGTGACGCTCAACCTCTTTCGCAAGGGAGGCGATGCGATTCTCGACGGCATCGTTGCGCAGAGCTACGACGTGTTGCGCGGAAGGCCGGTCGTCTCAAAGGTGAAGAAGCTGCTGCTGCTGGGCGGCTCGGTGATCGAAAAGATGCGGATCGTCACTGTGGGGAAGAAACGGTGA